A genomic stretch from Thermonema lapsum includes:
- the pckA gene encoding phosphoenolpyruvate carboxykinase (ATP), with the protein MQEFGLKSEKRNLADMNITAAKVYWNLTPAELVEHALANGEGLLADNGAIMCDTGQFTGRSPKDRFIVKDELTENTVWWGDINIPFSPEQFDALHRKMLNYLKDKTIYVRDAYVGAHPDYRLNLRVVNTKAWQNLFCHNMFLRPKREELVHFVPNFTILCIPEFEADPAVDGTRQKNFAILNLSKRMILIGGTGYAGEMKKGVFSVLNYMLPHERGILSMHCSANMGNAGDTAVFFGLSGTGKTTLSADPNRKLIGDDEHGWAHDGVFNFEGGCYAKVINITRESEPQIWDAIKFGAILENVRCFEGTRTPDYTNKSVTENTRTAYPIYHIENALEPSIGGHPKNIFFLTADAFGVLPPISKLTPGQAMYHFISGYTAKVAGTEVGVTEPQATFSACFGAAFLPLHPTKYAELLGENMRKHQVNVWLVNTGWTGGPYGVGSRMKLAYTRAMLTAALEGKLDNVEYKAHPVFGVAVPQTCPNVPDEVLNPRDTWSNKEAYDAQAQKLAQLFVQNFTKYEAFANDEIMSGAPVVEAASK; encoded by the coding sequence ATGCAAGAGTTCGGATTGAAGTCTGAAAAACGCAACTTGGCAGACATGAACATCACGGCTGCCAAGGTGTACTGGAACCTGACCCCCGCAGAACTTGTAGAACATGCCTTAGCCAATGGCGAAGGGCTGCTTGCCGACAACGGAGCCATCATGTGTGATACTGGTCAGTTTACTGGACGCTCGCCTAAGGACCGATTCATCGTAAAAGACGAGCTCACTGAAAATACCGTTTGGTGGGGCGATATAAATATACCTTTCTCACCAGAGCAGTTCGATGCCCTGCATCGTAAAATGCTCAACTACTTGAAAGACAAGACCATTTATGTGCGTGATGCCTATGTTGGTGCACATCCGGACTACCGCCTGAATCTGCGTGTGGTCAATACCAAAGCATGGCAGAACCTGTTTTGTCATAATATGTTCTTACGTCCCAAGCGTGAGGAGCTTGTACACTTTGTGCCTAATTTCACCATCCTCTGCATTCCCGAATTTGAAGCAGACCCGGCAGTGGATGGCACCCGCCAGAAAAACTTTGCCATCCTGAACCTAAGCAAACGCATGATTCTGATTGGTGGAACAGGCTATGCCGGCGAAATGAAAAAAGGTGTTTTCTCGGTATTGAACTACATGTTGCCGCACGAACGCGGCATTTTGTCTATGCACTGCTCTGCCAACATGGGCAATGCCGGCGATACGGCAGTGTTCTTTGGCTTGTCGGGCACAGGCAAAACAACCCTCTCTGCCGACCCGAACCGCAAGCTCATCGGCGACGACGAGCACGGATGGGCACACGATGGCGTCTTCAACTTCGAAGGTGGCTGCTACGCCAAAGTGATAAATATTACCCGTGAGAGTGAGCCCCAAATCTGGGATGCTATCAAGTTTGGTGCTATTCTTGAAAATGTCCGTTGCTTTGAGGGAACCCGTACGCCCGACTATACCAACAAGTCGGTAACGGAAAATACCCGTACGGCTTATCCTATCTATCACATAGAAAATGCATTGGAGCCCTCTATTGGCGGGCATCCCAAAAACATATTCTTCCTGACTGCAGACGCCTTCGGCGTGTTGCCGCCTATTTCTAAACTTACCCCCGGGCAGGCAATGTATCATTTCATTTCGGGATATACTGCCAAGGTAGCCGGTACCGAAGTAGGTGTTACCGAACCGCAAGCTACTTTTTCGGCTTGCTTCGGTGCGGCTTTCTTGCCTTTGCATCCCACCAAATATGCCGAGCTGCTGGGCGAAAATATGCGCAAGCACCAAGTAAATGTTTGGCTGGTCAATACCGGTTGGACGGGGGGTCCTTATGGGGTAGGGTCTCGTATGAAGCTGGCTTATACCCGCGCCATGCTCACAGCTGCTTTGGAAGGAAAACTCGACAACGTAGAGTATAAAGCACATCCGGTGTTTGGGGTGGCAGTGCCTCAGACATGCCCCAATGTGCCTGATGAGGTACTGAACCCGCGCGACACTTGGAGCAACAAAGAAGCCTACGATGCCCAAGCTCAAAAATTGGCGCAACTCTTTGTGCAGAATTTTACAAAATATGAAGCGTTTGCCAACGACGAAATCATGAGTGGAGCACCGGTAGTAGAAGCAGCTTCAAAATAA
- the hisD gene encoding histidinol dehydrogenase codes for MKVFIEPPTDQWAELLARPALQADDLGARVRPIIEAVRQEGDAALQRFNRQFDSYEGALQIEEKAINEAPQKIEPTLWQALRQAYANIRAFHEAQKEEPKIIETMPGVRCWRRSVGIERVGIYIPGGTAPLFSTVLMLGVPAQIAGCSEVVLCTPATATGKVHPAILAAASLCGIGKVFAVGGAQAIAAMAYGTATIPKVDKVFGPGNQYVTAAKQMLAAEGVIAIDLPAGPSEVAVWADEHAPAAFLAADLLSQAEHGSDSQVILVCDTEAKINEVLQAIETQLSHLPRAHIAREALRHSRAFVMPHAEQALRLLNSYAPEHLIVARRDAARYVERITNAGSVFLGYYTPESAGDYASGTNHTLPTNGFARMYSGVSLDSFVKKITFQEITAEGLQQLGATVCHMAAAEGLDAHKLAVEVRLDALSPNPQL; via the coding sequence ATGAAAGTATTTATAGAACCACCCACCGACCAATGGGCAGAGCTGCTGGCACGTCCTGCTCTGCAAGCCGATGACTTAGGTGCGCGCGTCCGCCCTATCATAGAAGCCGTGCGCCAAGAGGGCGATGCTGCCCTGCAGCGCTTCAACCGCCAATTCGACAGCTACGAAGGCGCTTTGCAAATAGAGGAGAAAGCCATAAACGAAGCGCCTCAAAAGATAGAGCCCACACTGTGGCAGGCACTGCGCCAAGCCTATGCCAACATACGGGCATTTCATGAAGCTCAAAAAGAAGAGCCCAAAATAATAGAAACCATGCCGGGGGTGCGCTGCTGGCGGCGCAGTGTAGGCATCGAGCGCGTAGGCATTTACATACCCGGCGGCACGGCACCGCTCTTTTCTACCGTCTTGATGCTGGGCGTGCCTGCTCAGATTGCAGGTTGCAGCGAAGTGGTGCTCTGCACACCAGCAACAGCCACCGGCAAAGTGCATCCCGCCATATTGGCTGCTGCCTCGCTTTGTGGTATCGGCAAGGTCTTTGCCGTGGGTGGTGCCCAAGCCATCGCTGCCATGGCATACGGCACCGCCACCATTCCAAAAGTTGACAAAGTATTCGGACCCGGCAACCAATACGTAACAGCTGCCAAACAGATGCTGGCTGCCGAAGGCGTCATTGCCATTGACCTGCCAGCGGGTCCGTCAGAAGTAGCCGTGTGGGCAGATGAGCACGCCCCTGCCGCTTTCTTGGCTGCCGACCTGTTGTCGCAGGCAGAGCACGGCAGCGATAGCCAAGTAATATTGGTATGCGACACCGAAGCAAAGATAAACGAGGTATTGCAAGCCATCGAGACACAACTAAGCCATTTGCCTCGCGCCCACATTGCACGAGAAGCACTGCGGCACAGCCGTGCCTTTGTCATGCCCCACGCAGAACAAGCCCTGCGGCTGCTCAACAGCTATGCCCCCGAACACTTGATTGTAGCGCGTCGAGATGCTGCCCGCTATGTTGAACGCATCACCAATGCCGGTTCAGTATTTTTGGGCTACTACACGCCCGAGTCTGCCGGCGACTATGCTTCGGGCACCAACCACACGCTGCCTACCAACGGTTTTGCCCGTATGTACAGCGGCGTGTCGCTCGATTCCTTCGTTAAGAAAATCACCTTTCAGGAAATCACTGCCGAAGGCTTGCAACAATTAGGGGCTACCGTCTGTCATATGGCTGCCGCCGAAGGCTTAGATGCCCACAAATTAGCCGTAGAAGTCCGTTTAGATGCCTTGTCTCCCAATCCACAGCTATGA
- a CDS encoding agmatinase family protein codes for MARRSKEEIIKSIDPNDVGQVGRLFGLPYEPEHAEVVIVPVPWEVTVSYGTGTSDAPENILYASAQVDLYDPDIPDAWKMGIAMLDLPEHLAEMSATLREETEDYIQWLEQGKPSDWEGAPYMHEIPSVVNQECEKMNQWVYQTASDWLDEDKIVAVLGGDHSTPYGLIRALAERYDNIGILQIDAHADLREAYEGFRYSHASIMYNVLNDFPEVTKLVQVGVRDYCEAEWNIIRSQPQRIAAFFDQQIKEGIYEGKTWKDYCKAIVEQLPEYVYISFDIDGLDPKLCPMTGTPVAGGLEFFEAVYLIKQVVRSGRKIIGFDLVEVGGSFEDEWDANVGARMLYKLCNWAGHSMGKI; via the coding sequence ATGGCAAGGCGTTCAAAAGAAGAAATCATCAAAAGCATAGACCCCAACGATGTGGGGCAGGTGGGACGACTGTTTGGCTTGCCCTATGAGCCCGAACATGCCGAAGTGGTGATTGTGCCCGTACCTTGGGAAGTAACGGTATCTTATGGCACGGGCACTTCCGATGCCCCTGAAAATATATTGTATGCCTCGGCGCAGGTAGACCTCTACGACCCGGATATTCCCGATGCATGGAAAATGGGGATTGCCATGCTGGACCTGCCTGAACACTTGGCAGAAATGAGTGCTACCCTGCGCGAAGAAACGGAAGATTATATTCAGTGGTTGGAGCAAGGCAAACCCTCTGACTGGGAAGGGGCTCCTTATATGCACGAAATACCTTCCGTGGTCAATCAGGAGTGTGAAAAAATGAACCAATGGGTCTATCAAACGGCTTCCGATTGGCTCGATGAAGACAAGATAGTAGCTGTCTTGGGAGGAGACCATAGCACCCCCTATGGCTTGATACGTGCCTTAGCCGAGCGTTACGACAATATCGGTATTTTGCAAATAGATGCTCATGCCGACCTGCGAGAAGCTTACGAAGGGTTCCGTTATTCGCATGCTTCTATCATGTACAACGTGCTGAACGATTTCCCCGAAGTAACCAAGTTGGTACAAGTGGGCGTGCGCGACTATTGCGAGGCAGAGTGGAATATCATTCGCTCGCAGCCGCAACGCATAGCTGCTTTCTTCGACCAACAAATCAAGGAGGGTATTTATGAGGGCAAGACATGGAAAGACTACTGCAAGGCTATCGTAGAGCAGCTGCCCGAATACGTATATATTAGCTTTGACATTGACGGGCTGGACCCCAAGCTGTGTCCTATGACCGGCACCCCCGTAGCTGGCGGGCTCGAGTTCTTTGAAGCTGTGTATTTAATCAAACAAGTGGTGCGTTCAGGACGTAAAATCATAGGCTTCGACTTGGTGGAAGTAGGGGGGAGCTTCGAAGACGAATGGGATGCCAACGTGGGGGCGCGTATGCTCTATAAACTTTGTAACTGGGCAGGGCATTCAATGGGTAAAATTTAA
- the kdsB gene encoding 3-deoxy-manno-octulosonate cytidylyltransferase, whose translation MNAKVLAVIPARYASTRFPGKVLHPIAGKSMIARVYERVKQARGLTEVVVATDDERVASHVQALGARVLMTAPEHPSGTDRCFEALQKSGAHYDYVLNIQGDEPFIVPAQIEALLALIDDAHKLEIATLIKPIERLDELKDTGEVKVVLNTRGEALYFSRYPVPFVRDMPLEEAWKHYTFYKHVGLYLYRADILEAVCYLSPSMLERAESLEQLRWLEHGYRIHTAITSYDSVCVETPEDVQKVEQMLAQGLLK comes from the coding sequence ATGAATGCAAAAGTATTGGCGGTAATACCGGCGCGCTATGCTTCTACGCGTTTCCCCGGGAAGGTACTGCATCCCATTGCCGGAAAAAGCATGATAGCGCGCGTGTATGAACGTGTGAAGCAAGCCCGCGGGCTCACAGAAGTGGTAGTAGCCACCGATGATGAACGTGTAGCCAGCCATGTGCAGGCATTAGGGGCACGAGTGCTGATGACTGCCCCGGAACACCCCAGCGGCACAGACCGCTGTTTTGAAGCGCTGCAAAAAAGTGGGGCACATTATGACTATGTGCTCAACATACAGGGCGATGAGCCTTTTATCGTGCCCGCACAGATAGAGGCTCTGCTTGCTTTAATCGATGATGCCCATAAGTTGGAGATTGCCACGCTCATCAAGCCGATAGAGCGCTTGGACGAGCTCAAAGACACGGGCGAAGTGAAGGTAGTCCTCAACACTCGAGGCGAGGCTTTGTATTTTAGTCGCTATCCGGTGCCTTTTGTGCGCGACATGCCTCTCGAAGAAGCATGGAAACACTACACTTTCTATAAGCACGTGGGCTTGTATCTGTATCGTGCCGATATTTTGGAGGCAGTATGTTACTTGTCGCCTTCGATGTTGGAGCGTGCCGAGTCGCTTGAGCAACTGCGCTGGTTAGAACATGGCTATCGTATTCACACGGCAATTACAAGTTACGACAGCGTGTGTGTGGAAACCCCCGAAGATGTGCAGAAAGTAGAGCAGATGCTTGCTCAGGGGCTACTGAAATAA
- a CDS encoding amidohydrolase family protein, with protein sequence MCLRVDIHTHIIPEKLPSFKEKFGYGGFVSLDHHKKCSARMLIDGKFFREIQDNCWSPEKRIRECDDFGVDVQVLSTIPVMFSYWAKPLDALAVSQYLNDHIAEVVARYPRRFVGLGTVPLQAPSLAIKELERCVVDLGLAGVEIGTHVNEWNLSDEELFPFFQAAEELGAAIFVHPWDMMGKERMPKYWLPWLVGMPAETSLAICSMIFGGVFERLPRLRVAFAHGGGSFPINFGRIAHGFEVRPDLCAIDNNVHPKEYLGRFWVDSLVHSPEALRFIVQLFGEDKVALGTDYPFPLGELVPGRLIEQTEGLSELQKRKLLGENAFRWLKLDPQPFLEYKQKNKPTKEEKSSVDSKQSS encoded by the coding sequence ATGTGTTTGCGCGTCGATATACATACACACATCATACCCGAGAAGCTGCCTTCCTTTAAGGAAAAGTTCGGTTATGGTGGTTTTGTTTCGTTGGACCACCACAAGAAATGCTCTGCACGCATGTTGATTGACGGTAAATTTTTTCGTGAAATACAAGACAACTGCTGGAGTCCAGAAAAGCGCATCCGGGAGTGCGACGATTTCGGAGTGGATGTGCAGGTGCTCTCTACCATTCCCGTGATGTTCAGTTATTGGGCAAAGCCGTTGGATGCCCTTGCCGTAAGTCAATACCTCAACGACCATATTGCCGAAGTGGTGGCACGTTATCCGCGCCGCTTCGTCGGTTTGGGCACGGTGCCTTTACAAGCCCCTTCGCTGGCAATCAAAGAGTTGGAGCGTTGTGTAGTGGATTTGGGCTTGGCAGGGGTGGAGATAGGCACCCATGTCAACGAGTGGAATCTGTCGGATGAAGAGCTTTTCCCTTTCTTTCAGGCAGCCGAAGAGCTGGGGGCTGCTATTTTTGTGCACCCTTGGGACATGATGGGCAAGGAGCGTATGCCTAAGTATTGGTTGCCGTGGTTGGTGGGCATGCCTGCCGAAACCTCGTTGGCTATCTGTTCTATGATTTTTGGGGGAGTATTTGAGCGCCTGCCGCGCCTGCGTGTGGCTTTTGCTCATGGCGGCGGTTCCTTTCCCATCAATTTTGGACGCATTGCCCATGGATTTGAGGTACGTCCCGACCTCTGCGCCATCGACAACAACGTGCATCCCAAGGAGTATTTGGGGCGTTTTTGGGTAGATTCGCTGGTGCACTCGCCCGAAGCCCTCCGTTTCATCGTGCAGTTGTTTGGGGAAGACAAAGTGGCTTTGGGCACCGATTACCCCTTTCCTTTGGGCGAACTGGTGCCGGGGCGCCTGATAGAGCAAACCGAGGGGTTAAGTGAGCTTCAGAAACGGAAGCTGTTGGGTGAGAATGCCTTTCGCTGGTTGAAATTAGACCCGCAGCCTTTCTTGGAATATAAACAGAAAAACAAACCGACAAAAGAAGAAAAGTCATCGGTCGATTCTAAGCAATCTTCTTAA
- a CDS encoding FAD-dependent oxidoreductase — MPKVLIVGAGLVGSLLASFMARRGFEVEVFEKRRDPRLYGMEEGRSINLALSHRGLRALERLGLQDAVYPLMIPMRGRMIHDTAGQTLLLPYSTKPDEYINSISRLDLNVALVNHAEAYPNVKIQFQAACVGVAPEIPAIEVETDGQRRWVEGDLLFAADGAGSVIRRTLKATGLLQEEVDFLDYGYKELTLPAGKGGAFLIEKHALHIWPRETFMLIALPNLDATFTCTLFLPKEGVAHSFEALNTPAKVQDFFDAYFPDASRMMPALTEEYFRNPVGILGTVRCYPWAYRGKVLLIGDAAHAIVPFYGQGMNAAFEDCLRLEECFDVYGKDWQKVFELYQTKRKKDTDAIADLATDNFYEMRDRVNDEDFQRMRKLEYLLEQRYPDYFSKYALVTFHPEVPYSLAKQRGELQNQILLDICRRQPDIEKIDLETVYRKIKEAIETLPVSS; from the coding sequence ATGCCCAAAGTACTGATTGTAGGTGCCGGTTTGGTGGGCTCGTTGCTTGCCTCGTTTATGGCACGGCGTGGTTTCGAGGTGGAAGTGTTCGAAAAACGTCGCGACCCCCGCCTTTATGGTATGGAAGAAGGGCGTTCCATCAATTTGGCGCTGTCGCACCGCGGCTTGCGCGCTCTGGAGCGTTTGGGCTTGCAAGACGCCGTGTATCCGCTGATGATACCTATGCGTGGGCGCATGATTCACGACACTGCCGGGCAGACGCTGCTGCTGCCTTATAGCACCAAGCCCGACGAATACATCAACTCTATTTCCCGCTTAGATTTAAACGTGGCTTTGGTGAATCACGCAGAAGCTTACCCCAATGTGAAAATACAGTTCCAAGCGGCTTGTGTGGGTGTAGCCCCCGAAATCCCCGCCATTGAGGTAGAAACGGACGGGCAACGTCGCTGGGTGGAAGGCGACCTGCTTTTTGCTGCCGACGGTGCTGGCTCGGTGATACGCCGCACCTTGAAAGCAACCGGGCTGCTTCAAGAAGAGGTCGATTTTTTGGATTATGGCTACAAAGAACTAACCCTACCGGCAGGCAAAGGAGGGGCATTTTTGATAGAAAAGCATGCCCTGCACATATGGCCCCGCGAAACCTTTATGTTGATTGCTTTGCCCAATTTGGATGCAACTTTTACCTGCACTCTCTTTTTACCTAAGGAAGGCGTTGCGCATAGTTTCGAAGCTTTGAATACCCCGGCAAAAGTGCAGGATTTCTTTGACGCGTATTTCCCAGATGCTTCACGCATGATGCCGGCACTTACTGAGGAGTACTTCCGCAATCCGGTGGGTATTTTGGGAACGGTGCGCTGCTACCCTTGGGCGTATCGGGGCAAAGTGTTGTTGATTGGTGATGCTGCTCACGCCATTGTGCCCTTTTACGGACAAGGCATGAATGCCGCCTTTGAAGACTGCCTACGCTTGGAAGAGTGCTTCGATGTCTATGGGAAAGACTGGCAAAAGGTGTTTGAGCTGTATCAGACAAAGCGCAAAAAAGACACGGATGCCATTGCCGATTTAGCTACTGACAACTTTTACGAAATGCGTGACCGTGTCAATGATGAAGACTTTCAGCGGATGCGTAAGCTCGAATACCTGTTGGAGCAGCGCTATCCAGATTATTTCTCAAAATATGCTTTGGTAACTTTTCACCCAGAAGTACCCTATTCGTTGGCAAAACAACGCGGTGAGCTGCAAAACCAAATATTGCTGGATATTTGTCGCCGCCAACCCGATATTGAAAAAATAGATTTGGAAACTGTGTACCGCAAAATAAAAGAAGCGATAGAAACACTGCCTGTTTCGTCATGA
- a CDS encoding 50S ribosomal protein L25/general stress protein Ctc, producing MRTVEIVGYKRNELGSSSAKKLRVEGYVPCVLYGGEETIHFYAPMSLFKDLVYTPEVAFVKLNIEGDEYDAILQQAQFHPVADYITHADFLLLREDRPVKMEIPVKVVGTSIGVQKGGKAEIKLRKLKVKALPKNMPQYVEVDISHLDLGKSVKVKDLNPENYTILNSPQIPVVSIAIPRALRSKQAQEAPAK from the coding sequence ATGAGAACTGTAGAAATTGTAGGGTATAAGCGCAACGAGCTGGGAAGTAGCTCAGCCAAAAAACTCCGCGTAGAGGGATATGTTCCTTGCGTGCTGTATGGTGGCGAAGAAACCATACACTTTTATGCGCCTATGTCTCTGTTTAAAGACTTGGTTTATACCCCCGAAGTAGCTTTCGTAAAGCTGAACATCGAGGGCGATGAGTATGATGCCATCCTGCAGCAAGCTCAATTCCACCCAGTAGCTGACTACATCACCCACGCCGACTTCTTGTTGCTGCGTGAAGACAGACCTGTGAAGATGGAAATCCCCGTGAAGGTTGTAGGCACTTCCATCGGTGTACAAAAAGGTGGAAAAGCCGAAATCAAATTGCGTAAACTGAAAGTAAAGGCTTTACCGAAAAATATGCCTCAATATGTAGAGGTGGACATCTCACACCTGGACTTGGGCAAGTCAGTAAAGGTAAAAGACCTGAACCCTGAAAACTACACCATTTTGAATAGCCCTCAGATTCCTGTTGTTTCGATTGCTATTCCTCGTGCACTCCGTTCGAAGCAAGCACAAGAAGCACCCGCCAAGTAA
- a CDS encoding DUF4136 domain-containing protein, giving the protein MLRKNLSIPLWLSVCCWLWISACSSSRITHSTDRAPAVDFSRYQSFIVVDYYRFSNDKDPVVNSDLSRQRMTNLITQALTEKGLSAASEAAAAQLHVKFRMDLQTQQEFQQSFNNNWGWIGWRPYPFYPVYPVTMNAYQRQYEELTLVVDIVDAQTGRLLWQGWAFAEIDKKRKKLPELQAAMVQRLFAEYPYPPAKK; this is encoded by the coding sequence ATGCTTCGTAAAAACCTCAGTATTCCCCTTTGGCTGAGCGTTTGTTGCTGGTTATGGATAAGCGCATGCAGCAGCAGCCGCATCACCCACAGCACCGACCGGGCACCAGCGGTCGATTTCAGTCGATATCAATCTTTTATCGTGGTGGACTACTACCGCTTTAGCAACGACAAAGACCCAGTAGTAAACAGCGACCTGAGTCGCCAACGTATGACCAACCTCATCACCCAAGCACTTACGGAAAAAGGCTTGTCTGCGGCTTCCGAAGCGGCAGCAGCCCAATTGCATGTAAAATTCCGCATGGATTTGCAAACTCAACAAGAGTTTCAACAGAGCTTCAACAATAATTGGGGCTGGATCGGCTGGCGCCCTTACCCTTTTTATCCGGTTTATCCGGTTACCATGAACGCTTACCAACGACAATATGAGGAACTCACGCTTGTCGTGGACATCGTAGATGCCCAAACTGGGCGCCTACTGTGGCAAGGATGGGCATTTGCAGAAATAGACAAAAAACGAAAAAAGCTGCCCGAACTTCAAGCAGCTATGGTACAACGGCTTTTTGCCGAATATCCCTATCCTCCCGCCAAAAAGTAA
- the hisG gene encoding ATP phosphoribosyltransferase produces the protein MLRIALQKSGRLSDASLKLIKECGISFTNGTGKLKTVADNFPAEFLFLRDDDIPRYVADGVADVGIVGENVVVEDRSAVTIAQKLGFSKCRLSIAIPRGESYQGIESLQGRHIATSYPNILGDFLKKNNIKATIHEISGSVEIAPSIGLADAICDIVSTGSTLMSNGLQEVEVVFHSQAVLIQTPTLSNEKQKLLQKLLFRIEAVQNARNNKYILLNAPNEVIPKITEILPGMKSPTILPLAMEGWSSLHSVIQEDQFWEIIEQLKAAGAEGILVVPIEKMIY, from the coding sequence ATGCTACGCATAGCATTACAAAAATCAGGAAGGCTAAGCGATGCTTCGCTCAAGCTCATCAAGGAGTGCGGTATAAGCTTTACCAATGGAACCGGTAAACTAAAAACCGTTGCCGATAACTTTCCTGCCGAATTCCTTTTCCTTCGCGACGACGACATTCCTCGCTATGTAGCCGATGGGGTCGCCGATGTGGGCATCGTGGGCGAAAATGTGGTAGTAGAAGACCGTTCTGCCGTAACCATAGCCCAAAAACTGGGCTTTTCGAAATGTCGCCTATCCATTGCCATCCCCCGAGGTGAATCCTACCAAGGCATCGAAAGCCTACAAGGCAGACACATAGCCACTTCCTACCCCAATATTTTAGGCGACTTTCTGAAGAAAAACAACATAAAAGCCACCATTCACGAAATCAGCGGTTCGGTAGAGATAGCCCCGAGCATTGGTTTAGCCGATGCCATCTGCGATATCGTGAGCACTGGCAGCACGCTCATGAGCAACGGACTTCAAGAGGTAGAAGTTGTCTTCCATTCGCAGGCGGTGCTCATTCAAACCCCTACTTTAAGCAATGAAAAACAAAAGCTGCTGCAAAAGCTGTTGTTTCGCATCGAGGCGGTACAAAACGCCCGTAACAACAAGTACATACTGCTGAATGCTCCTAACGAAGTCATTCCTAAAATCACGGAAATACTGCCGGGCATGAAAAGCCCTACCATACTGCCTTTGGCTATGGAAGGTTGGTCTTCCTTGCATTCGGTCATTCAAGAAGACCAATTCTGGGAAATCATCGAGCAGCTGAAAGCCGCAGGCGCCGAAGGCATCTTAGTCGTTCCTATCGAAAAAATGATTTACTGA
- the hisC gene encoding histidinol-phosphate transaminase — MNTSLSIDNIMQCVRPHLRGLRPYSSARDEFSGQAHIYLDANENPFGSPLLSASSYNRYPDPHQQAVKERLAALKGVSPKQIFLGNGSDEAIDLLIRAFCEPAQDSILITPPTYGMYEVSAAIHNAGVVKVPLTPESFQLNTQMVIEQSKHAKIIWLCSPNNPTGNLLRKEDIRAILNHTHCLVVVDEAYIDFSDDEGWLPHLQHYPQLVVLQTFSKAWGLAGLRLGVAYAHPQIIELLDKIKPPYNINAYSQKMALQALEQPRQVALWIEQIQRERQTLHHALKALPFVDKVFPSDANFILVRVHDAPAIYRYLIRHGIIVRDRSRVVLCDNCLRITVGKAEENKQLLDVLQHWQKED, encoded by the coding sequence ATGAACACCTCCCTCAGCATTGACAACATCATGCAGTGCGTGCGCCCCCATTTACGAGGGCTACGCCCCTACAGCTCTGCCCGCGACGAATTCAGCGGACAAGCACATATCTATCTCGATGCTAATGAAAATCCTTTTGGCAGTCCTTTGTTGAGCGCTTCGAGCTATAACCGCTATCCAGACCCACACCAGCAGGCTGTCAAAGAGCGTTTGGCTGCCCTCAAAGGCGTGTCGCCTAAACAAATATTTTTGGGCAATGGCAGCGATGAAGCCATAGACTTGCTCATAAGAGCATTTTGTGAACCTGCTCAAGACAGCATCCTCATCACACCCCCTACCTATGGCATGTACGAGGTCAGTGCTGCCATACACAACGCAGGGGTAGTAAAGGTGCCACTCACGCCCGAAAGCTTCCAGCTCAATACCCAAATGGTGATTGAACAAAGCAAGCATGCCAAAATCATATGGCTTTGCTCGCCCAACAACCCCACAGGCAATTTGCTACGCAAAGAAGACATCCGGGCTATCCTAAACCACACCCATTGCTTGGTAGTGGTCGATGAAGCCTACATTGATTTTAGCGATGATGAGGGGTGGCTTCCTCACTTGCAGCACTACCCTCAGTTGGTCGTACTGCAAACCTTTTCCAAAGCGTGGGGGCTTGCCGGCTTGCGCTTGGGCGTGGCTTATGCCCATCCTCAAATCATAGAACTGCTCGACAAAATCAAACCGCCCTACAACATCAATGCCTATTCGCAAAAAATGGCTTTGCAAGCGCTCGAGCAGCCACGCCAAGTAGCTTTGTGGATAGAGCAAATCCAACGCGAGCGGCAGACGCTGCACCATGCTCTAAAAGCCTTGCCTTTTGTGGATAAGGTGTTTCCCTCCGATGCCAATTTCATCTTAGTGCGCGTCCATGATGCCCCCGCCATTTACCGTTATTTAATAAGGCATGGTATCATAGTACGAGACCGCAGTCGAGTGGTTTTATGCGACAACTGTCTGAGAATCACAGTAGGCAAAGCGGAAGAAAACAAGCAGTTGTTAGACGTTTTGCAACATTGGCAAAAAGAAGACTAA